Proteins from a single region of Streptomyces vinaceus:
- a CDS encoding single-stranded DNA-binding protein, with the protein MVTGPSARFRFAVTPRYFDRRKETWADGPTSFYTVWARRALALNLAGSVAVGEPLVVHGRLRVRDDPPDGEGNRWFSADIDAIAIGHDLNRGTAAFRRVVKADPPLMATQKVAVV; encoded by the coding sequence ATGGTGACCGGGCCGTCGGCGCGGTTCCGGTTCGCGGTGACCCCGCGCTACTTCGACCGGCGCAAGGAGACGTGGGCGGACGGGCCCACCAGCTTCTACACCGTGTGGGCGCGGCGGGCGCTCGCGCTGAACCTGGCGGGTTCCGTCGCGGTGGGGGAGCCTCTGGTGGTGCACGGGAGGCTGCGGGTGCGCGACGATCCGCCCGACGGGGAGGGCAACCGCTGGTTCTCGGCGGACATCGACGCCATCGCCATCGGGCACGACCTGAACCGGGGGACCGCGGCCTTCCGGCGGGTCGTCAAGGCCGACCCGCCACTGATGGCCACTCAGAAGGTGGCGGTGGTCTGA